The following are encoded together in the Bacillus sp. V2I10 genome:
- a CDS encoding class D sortase produces the protein MFKLERRISKKRLILLFFPVFLILIGLLFTATNLYKFAAGSFPASPDFNSGEVKQKSIPEEKDPEIKKVLYPSRPELGEEMGELYIPKLKAVLPIFHGTDENELEKGVGHFAESVLPGENDNSVLSGHRDTVFKRLGEVGEGDLLIVRTAAGEFIFKVQKVRIVDEDDRTVIVPKPRATLTVSTCYPFEFIGSAPERYVLVAYLTSKTIYK, from the coding sequence ATGTTTAAATTGGAAAGAAGAATCAGCAAAAAGCGGTTGATTCTCCTTTTCTTTCCTGTGTTTTTAATCCTGATCGGTTTGCTGTTTACTGCAACTAATCTCTATAAATTTGCTGCGGGATCCTTTCCTGCTTCCCCTGATTTCAATTCAGGAGAAGTAAAACAAAAAAGCATACCCGAAGAAAAAGATCCGGAAATAAAAAAAGTGCTGTACCCCAGCCGGCCTGAACTTGGAGAAGAAATGGGAGAACTTTATATCCCAAAATTAAAGGCGGTCCTCCCAATTTTTCATGGCACTGATGAAAATGAGCTCGAAAAAGGTGTTGGCCATTTTGCTGAAAGTGTACTCCCTGGCGAAAATGACAACTCTGTGCTCTCAGGTCATAGAGATACAGTATTTAAAAGGCTTGGCGAAGTTGGCGAGGGTGATTTGCTGATTGTCAGAACTGCTGCCGGTGAATTCATATTCAAAGTACAAAAAGTAAGAATTGTTGATGAGGATGACCGCACAGTAATTGTTCCAAAGCCGCGGGCAACACTTACAGTGAGCACATGCTACCCATTTGAATTTATTGGTTCCGCTCCTGAACGATATGTTCTTGTAGCTTACTTGACATCTAAAACAATTTATAAATAG